One stretch of Prunus persica cultivar Lovell chromosome G1, Prunus_persica_NCBIv2, whole genome shotgun sequence DNA includes these proteins:
- the LOC18793885 gene encoding annexin D5: MASVIIPPVLSSPRDDAIQLHRAFKGFGCDTTTVINILAHRDATQRAYLKQEYKTMYHEELSKRLSSELSGNTKKSVLLWMHDPATRDATIIRQALGGEAVVDLKAATEVICSRTPSQILQFKNIYFATFGVYLEHDIGFQASGDHKNLLLAYVGTPRYEGLEVDRATVEYDAKALFKAGEKRLGTDEKTFVQIFSGRSSAHLAAVSAAYHSMYGSSLEKAVKKETSGYFEHALLTILRCAEHPGMYFAKVLHKAMKGLGTDDSTLLRVIVSRAEIDLQFIKAEYRKKYGKTLNDAVHSETSGNYRAFLLALLGPNH, from the coding sequence ATGGCCTCTGTGATCATTCCACCAGTGCTTTCTTCTCCCAGGGACGATGCAATCCAACTCCACCGCGCCTTCAAAGGGTTTGGCTGCGACACGACCACCGTCATCAACATCCTCGCCCACAGAGACGCAACGCAGCGAGCCTACCTCAAGCAAGAGTACAAAACCATGTACCATGAGGAGCTCAGCAAGCGCCTCTCCTCAGAGCTCAGCGGAAACACCAAGAAATCGGTCTTGCTCTGGATGCACGACCCAGCAACGAGAGACGCCACCATAATCAGGCAGGCTCTGGGCGGAGAAGCTGTTGTTGATCTCAAAGCAGCCACCGAAGTCATCTGCTCAAGAACCCCATCTCAGATCCTGCAATTCAAGAACATCTACTTTGCAACTTTTGGGGTTTATCTGGAGCACGATATCGGGTTTCAGGCTTCTGGGGATCACAAAAATTTGCTGCTTGCTTATGTTGGGACGCCGAGGTATGAGGGTCTAGAAGTTGACAGAGCGACGGTGGAGTACGACGCCAAGGCTCTGTTCAAGGCAGGGGAGAAGAGGTTGGGGACGGATGAGAAGACCTTCGTACAGATTTTCAGTGGGAGGAGCAGCGCCCATTTGGCTGCTGTGAGTGCTGCTTACCATAGCATGTATGGGAGTTCACTGGAGAAGGCTGTGAAGAAGGAGACTTCTGGGTATTTTGAGCATGCCCTTTTGACCATTTTGCGCTGCGCTGAGCATCCTGGGATGTATTTTGCCAAGGTTCTGCACAAGGCTATGAAGGGTTTGGGCACAGATGACAGTACTCTTTTGAGGGTGATTGTTTCAAGGGCTGAGATTGATTTGCAGTTCATAAAGGCAGAGTACAGGAAGAAGTATGGCAAGACTTTGAATGATGCTGTTCATTCAGAGACATCTGGGAATTACAGGGCCTTTCTTCTGGCTCTTTTAGGCCCCAATCATTAG
- the LOC18789413 gene encoding serine/threonine-protein kinase SAPK2 yields MERYEIMKDIGFGNFGVARLVRDKLTRELFAVKFIERGHKIDEHVQREIMNHRSLKHPNIVRFKEVLLTPTHLAIVMEYAAGGELFGRICNAGRFSEDEARFFFQQLISGVSYCHSMQICHRDLKLENTLLDGSTAPRVKICDFGYSKSVLHSQPKSTVGTPAYIAPEVLSKSKYDGQIADVWSCGVTLYVMIVGAYPFEDPQDPRNFRKTIGRILSVQYSIPDNVRVSIECRHLLSHIFVADPKKRITIPEIKSHPWFLKNLPMEMMEGGSWQTHDVNNPSQSIEEVQSIIQEARKPVGVPNAARKPLIGSSSMELDDLDAEDIGTSGDFVLPNMSN; encoded by the exons ATGGAGAGGTATGAGATTATGAAAGATATTGGGTTTGGGAATTTTGGGGTGGCCAGGCTGGTCAGAGATAAGTTGACCAGAGAGCTCTTTGCTGTTAAGTTCATTGAGAGAGGCCACAAG ATAGATGAACATGTGCAAAGGGAAATCATGAACCACAGATCATTGAAGCATCCCAATATTGTTCGATTCAAAGAG GTCCTTTTGACACCAACTCATCTAGCCATAGTAATGGAGTATGCGGCAGGGGGAGAGCTCTTTGGGAGAATATGCAATGCTGGCAGATTTAGTGAGGATGAG GCAAGGTTTTTCTTCCAGCAGTTGATATCAGGAGTTAGTTATTGTCATTCAATG CAAATCTGTCATAGAGACCTTAAGCTTGAAAACACACTCTTAGATGGCAGCACAGCACCCCGTGTAAAAATATGTGATTTCGGATACTCAAAG TCAGTATTGCATTCTCAGCCAAAATCTACTGTAGGAACACCAGCTTATATAGCACCAGAGGTCCTATCTAAAAGCAAATATGATGGACAG ATTGCAGACGTTTGGTCTTGTGGAGTGACCTTATATGTGATGATAGTTGGAGCATATCCCTTTGAAGATCCTCAAGACCCTCGAAACTTTAGAAAAACAATTGGG CGGATACTTAGCGTACAGTACTCAATTCCAGATAATGTCCGAGTTTCCATCGAATGTAGACATCTcttatctcatatatttgtagcAGACCCCAAAAAG AGAATAACAATCCCAGAAATTAAAAGCCACCCTTGGTTTCTAAAGAACTTACCTATGGAAATGATGGAAGGAGGAAGCTGGCAGACCCATGATGTTAATAATCCATCCCAAAGCATTGAAGAAGTCCAGTCCATAATACAGGAGGCAAGAAAACCAGTCGGGGTACCAAATGCAGCTCGTAAGCCTCTCATCGGAAGCAGCAGCATGGAACTTGATGATTTGGATGCTGAAGATATTGGAACAAGTGGTGATTTTGTATTGCCAAATATGAGTAATTAA
- the LOC18788991 gene encoding plant cysteine oxidase 1 yields METNCRMQKSKIQTLYEACNLLFSQKMLPTSQQVQWLKNFLGTFKAIDVGIDEFGLCGSPSTSPRRDKGLICGQSISQITYIHIHECHHFSIGVFCFPAGATLPLHDHPGMTVFSKLLYGSCYVKAYDWINGGATSGFRTFGLAGKVLDAVMRAPCETSVLFPTSGGNIHSFSAVTPCAILDVLAPPYSEELGRPSTYFLEFPVSSLPGYAMLEEGELQDDLVVAGAPYLGPPIDDAGIGCCCLLDFASV; encoded by the exons ATGGAAACCAACTGTAGAATGCAGaaaagcaaaatccaaacgcTGTATGAAGCCTGCaatcttttattttcccaGAAAATGCTCCCAACTTCCCAACAAGTTCAATGGCTGAAAAATTTCCTGG GCACGTTTAAAGCAATAGATGTTGGAATTGatgaatttggtttatgtGGATCGCCATCTACTAGCCCAAGGAGAGATAAGGGACTGATCTGTGGGCAAAGCATCTCCCAAATCACTTACATTCACATTCATGAATGTCACCATTTCTCT ATCGGAGTGTTTTGTTTCCCGGCTGGAGCAACACTTCCCCTTCATGATCACCCTGGAATGACAGTCTTTAGCAAACTCCTTTATGGTTCATGTTATGTTAAAGCTTATGATTGGATCAACGGAGGAGCTACTTCAGGCTTCAGAACAT TTGGATTGGCAGGCAAGGTTTTAGATGCCGTTATGAGGGCACCATGTGAGACTAGTGTACTATTTCCGACAAGTGGAGGGAACATTCATTCTTTTAGTGCAGTAACTCCCTGTGCTATCTTGGATGTATTGGCTCCACCTTACTCTGAGGAGCTTGGCAGGCCTTCTACTTATTTCTTGGAATTTCctgtttcttctcttcctg GATATGCAATGCTTGAGGAAGGAGAGCTGCAAGATGATCTGGTGGTTGCTGGAGCACCATATCTTGGCCCTCCTATTGATGATGCTGGCATTGGCTGTTGTTGCCTTCTTGACTTTGCCAGTGTATAG
- the LOC18793822 gene encoding 14-3-3-like protein, translating to MAATTPSPREENVYMAKLAEQAERYEEMVEFVEKVSASAEKEELTVEERNLLSVAYKNVIGARRASWRIISSIEQKEESRGNDDHVAMIRDYRSKIETELSNICDGILKLLDSRLIPSAFAGDSKVFYLKMKGDYHRYLAEFKTGTERKEAAESTLSAYKAAQDIANAELAPTHPIRLGLALNFSVFYYEILNSPDRACNLAKQAFDEAIAELDTLGEESYKDSTLIMQLLRDNLTLWTSDMQDDGADEIKEAAPKPEEPKQ from the exons ATGGCGGCAACCACACCCTCGCCCCGTGAAGAGAACGTGTACATGGCGAAGCTCGCGGAGCAAGCTGAGCGCTACGAGGAGATGGTGGAGTTCGTCGAGAAGGTCTCGGCCTCCGCCGAAAAGGAGGAGCTGACCGTGGAGGAGCGCAACCTCCTCTCCGTCGCCTACAAGAACGTGATCGGCGCTCGCCGGGCCTCCTGGCGCATCATCTCCTCCATCGAGCAGAAGGAGGAGAGCCGCGGCAACGACGACCATGTCGCCATGATCCGCGACTACCGATCCAAGATCGAGACCGAGCTCTCCAACATCTGCGATGGCATTCTCAAGCTGCTCGACTCGCGGCTCATCCCTTCCGCCTTCGCCGGCGACTCCAAGGTCTTCTACCTCAAGATGAAGGGCGACTACCATCGCTATCTTGCTGAGTTCAAGACCGGCACCGAGCGCAAGGAGGCTGCTGAGAGCACTCTCTCAGCCTACAAAGCTGCTCAG GACATTGCCAATGCAGAACTGGCACCAACGCATCCAATCCGTCTGGGATTGGCTCTCAACTTCTCTGTGTTCTACTATGAGATTCTGAACTCCCCTGATCGCGCTTGCAATCTCGCCAAACAG GCTTTTGATGAGGCAATCGCAGAGTTGGACACTCTCGGCGAGGAGTCATACAAGGACAGCACTTTGATAATGCAACTTCTCCGTGACAACCTCACTCTGTGGACCTCTGACATGCAG GATGATGGGGCGGATGAGATTAAAGAAGCAGCACCCAAGCCTGAGGAACCAAAGCAGTGA